CGATCTCCCGCCACTTGTTTATGGCGAAGCTGCAAATGACTGAACAACATAAACGAAAAGAATGATTAATAAATAGAATCGAAGggagaaaataaaaagagaaaaatggaagaaattacATCCGGCGCCGGCGAAATAGAGGAGACGGAGAATCTTAGGGCCCGCCGGACCAGTAACCTCTTCTCCGGTCATTAGGTTCTTAGTTCAGGTGGTCGGCGTTACAC
This region of Cucumis melo cultivar AY chromosome 7, USDA_Cmelo_AY_1.0, whole genome shotgun sequence genomic DNA includes:
- the LOC103501828 gene encoding uncharacterized protein LOC103501828, which translates into the protein MTGEEVTGPAGPKILRLLYFAGAGFICSFAINKWREIERNSLLQQHQKQRLNHQLSESRNDTVQKVVE